A genomic segment from Castor canadensis chromosome 1, mCasCan1.hap1v2, whole genome shotgun sequence encodes:
- the LOC109677181 gene encoding olfactory receptor 5G25-like: MSNRNQTMVTEFVFMGLTKSFQIQVVLFVTFLVVYVVTLLGNLGMIAVIWMDSRLHTPMYFFLSHLSFVDAFSSSVIGPKMLSDVFVEKKVISFIGCAVQLCFFSQFVVTECFLLASMAYDRYMAICKPLLYTLIMSQRVCVQLVAGPYIMGLISTATHMTFAFRLPYCGPSIINHFFCDLLPVLSLACADTQVNQFLLFIMAGALGVLSGVIILVSYIYIVITILRIHSADGRRKAFSTCSSHLTAVSILYGTLFFIYVRPSSSFSLDINKVVSLFYTAVIPMLNPVIYSLRNKEVKDSYRRIFEKKFCYSLGDKAL, translated from the coding sequence ATGAGTAACAGAAATCAAACTATGGTGACTGAGTTTGTTTTCATGGGTTTAACAAAATCCTTCCAGATCCAAGTTGTCCTCTTCGTGACATTTCTAGTTGTGTATGTTGTCACTCTTCTGGGAAACCTGGGGATGATTGCTGTCATCTGGATGGATTCCCgactccacacccccatgtactttttcctcagccACTTGTCCTTTGTGGATGCCTTCTCTTCTTCTGTTATTGGTCCCAAAATGTTGTCTGATGTTTTTGTGGAGAAGAAGGTGATCTCATTCATTGGTTGTGCTGTTCAGTTATGTTTTTTCAGTCAGTTTGTAGTAACAGAATGTTTCCTGCTAGCTTCCATGGCATATGATCGGTATATGGCCATCTGTAAGCCCTTGCTGTATACACTTATTATGTCCCAGCGGGTCTGTGTGCAACTGGTGGCAGGACCTTATATTATGGGCCTTATAAGCACTGCCACCCATATGACTTTTGCCTTTCGTCTACCATACTGTGGTCCGAGTATCAtcaatcactttttctgtgaccTTCTTCCTGTTCTCTCCTTGGCATGTGCAGATACTCAGGTTAATCAGTTTTTGCTTTTCATCATGGCTGGAGCCCTTGGAGTTCTCAGTGGAGTGATCATCCTGGTATCCTACATTTATATTGTCATCACCATCTTGAGGATCCACTCTGCTGATGGGAGGcgcaaagccttctccacctgctcTTCACACCTGACAGCTGTCTCTATCCTTTATGGGACTCTATTCTTCATCTATGTTCGTCCAAGCTCTAGTTTCTCATTGGATATCAATAAAGTGGTGTCTTTGTTTTACACAGCAGTGATTCCCATGTTGAACCCAGTTATCTATAGTCTAAGAAACAAGGAGGTCAAAGATTCATACagaagaatatttgaaaagaagtTTTGCTACAGTTTGGGAGATAAAGCATTATAG
- the LOC109677177 gene encoding olfactory receptor 5G9, whose protein sequence is MADTNYTRITEFIFTGLKYHPHLQVFLFLLFLLFYLTTMIGNLGMIILIHMDSRLHTPMYFFLSHLSFVDICFSSVVGPKMLSDFFAERKAISFLGCALQQWFFGFFVAIECLLLASMAYDRYVAICNPLLYSVAMSQRLCIQLVVGPYAVGFLNTMTHTTAAFQLPFCHSNIINHFFCDMSPLLSLVCANTHINKLLVFIVAGAVLVVSSLTTIISYFYILITILRICSADGRCKAFSTCSSHITAVSILYGTLFFIYVRPSAISSLDLNKVVSVFYTAVIPMLNPLIYSLRNKEVKAAIGRMITKRKFFIKK, encoded by the coding sequence ATGGCTGACACAAACTATACAAGGATCACCGAATTCATTTTCACAGGCTTAAAATACCACCCCCATCTACAGGTTTtccttttcctgcttttcttgcttttttatctCACTACTATGATAGGAAACTTAGGCATGATTATTCTCATCCACATGGACTCCCGCCttcacacacccatgtacttttTTCTCAGTCACCTGTCATTTGTGGACATCTGCTTTTCATCAGTTGTGGGTCCCAAGATGCTCAGTGACTTCTTTGCTGAAAGGAAAGCCATCTCTTTCCTTGGCTGTGCCTTACAGCAGTGGTTCTTTGGATTCTTTGTGGCCATTGAGTGCCTTCTCTTGGCAtccatggcctatgaccgctatgtggccatttgtAACCCACTCTTGTATTCAGTTGCTATGTCCCAAAGACTCTGCATACAACTGGTGGTTGGACCCTATGCTGTTGGTTTCCTCAACACCATGACTCACACAACGGCTGCTTTTCAACTTCCATTTTGCCACTCTAATATTATCAATCATTTCTTCTGTGACATgtctccccttctttctctcgTATGTGCTAATACCCACATTAATAAATTGTTAGTTTTTATTGTAGCTGGAGCTGTACTGGTTGTCAGTAGCCTGACCACTATAATCTCTTACTTCTACATCCTCATCACCATCTTGAGGATATGCTCTGCTGATGGGAGGTGCAAAGCCTTTTCCACCTGCTCTTCTCACATAACAGCAGTTTCCATCTTGTATGGGACTCTCTTCTTTATCTATGTGCGACCAAGTGCCATTTCTTCTCTGGACCTGAATAAGGTGGTGTCAGTGTTCTACACAGCAGTCATCCCCATGTTAAATCCACTCATCTACAGCTTGAGAAATAAAGAAGTGAAAGCTGCTATTGGTAGGATGATCACCAAGAGGAAGTTTTTCATCAAaaaataa